From Nymphalis io chromosome 10, ilAglIoxx1.1, whole genome shotgun sequence, a single genomic window includes:
- the LOC126771065 gene encoding splicing factor U2af 38 kDa subunit produces MAEYLAAIFGTEKDKVNCSFYFKIGACRHGDRCSRIHNKPTFSQTVLLQNLYVNPQNSAKSADGSHLVVANVSDEEMQEHYDNFFEDVFVECEDKYGEIEEMNVCDNLGDHLVGNVYIKFRREEDAEKAVNDLNNRWFGGRPVYAELSPVTDFREACCRQYEMGECTRSGFCNFMHLKPISRELRRYLYARRKGGRRSRSRSRDRRRRSRSRERRREPPRNSRSGRY; encoded by the exons atGGCCGAGTATTTGGCGGCTATATTTGGTACTGAAAAGGACaa aGTCAATTGCtcgttttactttaaaattggaGCTTGTCGACATGGAGATCGGTGTTCACGAATTCATAATAAGCCCACTTTCTCTCAAacagttttgttacaaaatttgtatgtaaatcCTCAAAATTCTGCTAAATCTGCGGATGGAAGTCATT tggTTGTGGCAAATGTTTCTGATGAGGAAATGCAAGAGCATTATGACAATTTCTTTGAAGATGTGTTTGTCGAGTGTGAAGACAAATATGGAGAAATAGAGGAAATGAATGTTTGTGATAATCTTGGCGATCACTTAGTTGGCAATGTGTACATTaag tTTCGTCGTGAAGAAGATGCAGAGAAGGCTGTTAACGATCTTAACAACCGCTGGTTTGGTGGTCGGCCTGTATATGCAGAGCTATCACCTGTGACAGATTTTCGTGAGGCGTGCTGCCGCCAGTATGAGATGGGGGAGTGTACTAGAAGTGGTTTTTGCAACTTTATGCACCTTAAACCTATTTCAAGGGAGCTTCGGAG ATACCTGTACGCGCGACGTAAAGGTGGTCGCCGCTCCCGCAGCCGATCGCGCGATCGCCGTCGCCGCTCGCGCTCGCGTGAGCGTCGCCGCGAGCCCCCGCGCAACTCGCGCTCCGGACGATACTAA
- the LOC126771055 gene encoding juvenile hormone esterase-like isoform X2 produces the protein MAVIEIEQGKVKGVLCGSNDGIYVSFKGIPYAKPPLGPLRFKAPQPPEPWQGIRDASEHGPVCPQFNERLQSIEAGSEDCLYLNIYSKSVRPSTPLPVMVWIHGGAYYTGSGNSDFYGPDFFMKHDVILVTINYRLEVLGFLCLDNEEVPGNAGLKDQVAALQWVKNNIGAFGGDTNNITIFGCSAGAASVSFHLLSKMSTGLFNKAICQSGVCLNDWAYSIYGRQRAFQLGRLLGKDTEDTAELLEFLRNVPVSSLVNIKLPLVETNHRDITDGIFFAPVIEKSELNVEKFITESPIDLVKRGCFAKVPLIVGYTSGEGIELGRSFPATLDFLTTLGAVVPRELKLKFDIAKLQDADDKIRKYYFKGKQLNADMIKEVVNLETDKLFAYNITRLARYYNFSSTPVYLYKMTVETDRNFTKKIYNMQFIPGVCHADDLPYLFNITCFDIPMTEESKHVVENFVQLWYNFASTGNPTSTNIAVEWKQFTDKERECFVIDKTLNCISNIDAENMNFWENIFEETVLP, from the exons ATGGCAGTTATAGAAATTGAACAAGGAAAGGTAAAAGGAGTTCTGTGTGGCAGTAACGATGGCATATATGTTTCGTTTAAAGGAATTCCATATGCAAAGCCGCCGCTCGGACCATTAAGATTCAAG gCCCCGCAACCCCCAGAGCCATGGCAAGGTATTCGTGATGCATCAGAGCATGGGCCTGTGTGTCCTCAATTTAATGAACGTTTACAAAGTATTGAGGCTGGCAGCGAAGATTGTCTTTaccttaatatatattctaaatcgGTCCGGCCCTCGACCCCATTGCCCGTGATGGTATGGATCCACGGTGGCGCTTATTACACGGGATCTGGAAACTCCGATTTTTATGGTCCGGATTTTTTTATGAAGCACGACGTTATCCTGGTAACAATAAATTACCGATTGGAAGTCCTTGGATTTTTATGTCTTGATAACGAAGAGGTTCCTGGTAACGCAGGTTTAAAAGATCAAGTGGCTGCGCTGCAATGGGTCAAAAATAACATAGGTGCGTTTGGAGGCGATACGAATAACATAACGATCTTCGGCTGCAGTGCTGGCGCTGCATCGGTTTCATTTCACTTACTTTCTAAAATGAGCACTGGGCTATTCAACAAAGCAATATGTCAAAGCGGCGTTTGCCTTAATGATTGGGCCTACAGTATATACGGTCGACAGCGAGCGTTTCAGCTAGGAAGACTGTTAGGTAAAGACACCGAAGATACGGCCGAGTTGTTGGAATTCTTAAGGAATGTCCCAGTGTCTTCATTAGTCAATATTAAATTGCCCTTAGTCGAAACTAATCACAGAGATATCACAGACGGCATATTTTTCGCGCCTGTTATAGAAAAATCTGAACTGAATGTTGAAAAATTTATCACAGAATCTCCGATTGATCTTGTTAAAAGAGGGTGTTTTGCAAAAGTACCTTTAATTGTAGGGTATACTTCGGGAGAAGGAATAGAGTTAGGAAGAAGTTTCCCTGCGACTTTGGATTTTTTAACAACTCTAGGCGCTGTGGTACCGAgagaactaaaactaaaattcgACATAGCAAAATTACAGGACGCTGATGATAAAATTCGCAAGTATTATTTTAAGGGCAAACAATTGAATGCAGATATGATTAAAGAAGTGGTTAATTTGGAAACAGACAAGCTGTTCGCGTACAATATTACTAGACTCGCACGTTATTACAACTTCTCGTCCACGCCcgtgtatttgtataaaatgacGGTTGAAACGGACAgaaactttacaaaaaaaatatacaatatgcaATTTATACCTGGAGTTTGTCacgcggacgaccttccgtACCTTTTTAATATCACCTGTTTTGATATTCCAATGACAGAAGAATCGAAACATGTTGTAGAAAACTTCGTCCAATTATGGTATAACTTTGCTTCAACAGG aaatcctACGTCCACGAATATAGCGGTTGAGTGGAAACAGTTTACAGACAAAGAACGCGAGTGCTTTGTAATTGACAAGACCCTAAACTGTATTTCGAATATTGACGCAGAGAATATGAATTTTTGGGAAAATATTTTCGAGGAAACTGTTTTGCCCtga
- the LOC126771055 gene encoding juvenile hormone esterase-like isoform X1, which produces MIETQIKTSVTYHTLSTSIAQRVAGRVALLPKCRRIILKMAVIEIEQGKVKGVLCGSNDGIYVSFKGIPYAKPPLGPLRFKAPQPPEPWQGIRDASEHGPVCPQFNERLQSIEAGSEDCLYLNIYSKSVRPSTPLPVMVWIHGGAYYTGSGNSDFYGPDFFMKHDVILVTINYRLEVLGFLCLDNEEVPGNAGLKDQVAALQWVKNNIGAFGGDTNNITIFGCSAGAASVSFHLLSKMSTGLFNKAICQSGVCLNDWAYSIYGRQRAFQLGRLLGKDTEDTAELLEFLRNVPVSSLVNIKLPLVETNHRDITDGIFFAPVIEKSELNVEKFITESPIDLVKRGCFAKVPLIVGYTSGEGIELGRSFPATLDFLTTLGAVVPRELKLKFDIAKLQDADDKIRKYYFKGKQLNADMIKEVVNLETDKLFAYNITRLARYYNFSSTPVYLYKMTVETDRNFTKKIYNMQFIPGVCHADDLPYLFNITCFDIPMTEESKHVVENFVQLWYNFASTGNPTSTNIAVEWKQFTDKERECFVIDKTLNCISNIDAENMNFWENIFEETVLP; this is translated from the exons ATGATTGAAACGCAAATAAAGACATCAGTCACTTACCACACTCTTTCAACCTCCATAGCGCAGCGTGTTGCAGGCCGCGTAGCGTTGTTACCTAAAtgtcgcag AATAATTCTAAAAATGGCAGTTATAGAAATTGAACAAGGAAAGGTAAAAGGAGTTCTGTGTGGCAGTAACGATGGCATATATGTTTCGTTTAAAGGAATTCCATATGCAAAGCCGCCGCTCGGACCATTAAGATTCAAG gCCCCGCAACCCCCAGAGCCATGGCAAGGTATTCGTGATGCATCAGAGCATGGGCCTGTGTGTCCTCAATTTAATGAACGTTTACAAAGTATTGAGGCTGGCAGCGAAGATTGTCTTTaccttaatatatattctaaatcgGTCCGGCCCTCGACCCCATTGCCCGTGATGGTATGGATCCACGGTGGCGCTTATTACACGGGATCTGGAAACTCCGATTTTTATGGTCCGGATTTTTTTATGAAGCACGACGTTATCCTGGTAACAATAAATTACCGATTGGAAGTCCTTGGATTTTTATGTCTTGATAACGAAGAGGTTCCTGGTAACGCAGGTTTAAAAGATCAAGTGGCTGCGCTGCAATGGGTCAAAAATAACATAGGTGCGTTTGGAGGCGATACGAATAACATAACGATCTTCGGCTGCAGTGCTGGCGCTGCATCGGTTTCATTTCACTTACTTTCTAAAATGAGCACTGGGCTATTCAACAAAGCAATATGTCAAAGCGGCGTTTGCCTTAATGATTGGGCCTACAGTATATACGGTCGACAGCGAGCGTTTCAGCTAGGAAGACTGTTAGGTAAAGACACCGAAGATACGGCCGAGTTGTTGGAATTCTTAAGGAATGTCCCAGTGTCTTCATTAGTCAATATTAAATTGCCCTTAGTCGAAACTAATCACAGAGATATCACAGACGGCATATTTTTCGCGCCTGTTATAGAAAAATCTGAACTGAATGTTGAAAAATTTATCACAGAATCTCCGATTGATCTTGTTAAAAGAGGGTGTTTTGCAAAAGTACCTTTAATTGTAGGGTATACTTCGGGAGAAGGAATAGAGTTAGGAAGAAGTTTCCCTGCGACTTTGGATTTTTTAACAACTCTAGGCGCTGTGGTACCGAgagaactaaaactaaaattcgACATAGCAAAATTACAGGACGCTGATGATAAAATTCGCAAGTATTATTTTAAGGGCAAACAATTGAATGCAGATATGATTAAAGAAGTGGTTAATTTGGAAACAGACAAGCTGTTCGCGTACAATATTACTAGACTCGCACGTTATTACAACTTCTCGTCCACGCCcgtgtatttgtataaaatgacGGTTGAAACGGACAgaaactttacaaaaaaaatatacaatatgcaATTTATACCTGGAGTTTGTCacgcggacgaccttccgtACCTTTTTAATATCACCTGTTTTGATATTCCAATGACAGAAGAATCGAAACATGTTGTAGAAAACTTCGTCCAATTATGGTATAACTTTGCTTCAACAGG aaatcctACGTCCACGAATATAGCGGTTGAGTGGAAACAGTTTACAGACAAAGAACGCGAGTGCTTTGTAATTGACAAGACCCTAAACTGTATTTCGAATATTGACGCAGAGAATATGAATTTTTGGGAAAATATTTTCGAGGAAACTGTTTTGCCCtga